The genome window TAACCGGGGATTGGAACAGTTCCTATCGGTTTATCAGGCGCTGCAGCAACAAGCCAGTCACATGATTCCCAAAGATTTTAAAGAACTGGGCGATCTGGTGGCCATTGACGGCTCTTTAATTGATGCGGTTTTATCTATGACCTGGGCTGACTATCGGGATGGTGCCAAAAAAGCCAAGGTGCATTTGGGGTTTGATGTCAATCGCGCTATCCCCAGCAAGATCTTTTTGACCAATGGCAAAGCCGATGAACGCCCCTTTGTGGACTCAATTCTTCAACCAGGACAAACAGCGGTTATGGATCGCTATTACCAGCATCATCAGAATTTTGATCGCTGGCAAACCGAGGGCAAACAGTTTGTCTGTCGCATTAAAGCCAATACGCGTAAAGTCATTATTAACAATAACCAACCCCAATCTGACAGCATTGTTTTCTTTGATGCAATGGTATTGCTGGGATCTGAATATCTAAACCAAACAGAACGACCGATTCGACTCATTGGCTACCGGGTCAAAGGCAAAATATATTGGATCGCCACCAATCGCTATGATCTGTCGGCAGAGCAAGTTGCTGAAATTTACCGCCTGAGATGGCGCATAGAAGATTTCTTTAAATGGTGGAAACAACATCTCAAAGTTTATCATCTCATCTCCAGAAGCTATCACGGTCTGATGATTCAGATCCTTGCCGGGTTGATTACCTATCTACTCCTTGCAATTTATTGTCATAACCAATATAATGAAAAAGTCTCTATCAAACGTGTTCGCCAGCTACGTATTCAAATTCAAAATGAAATCAGAAATGCTAACTTCCTTGGTGGAAGAAGCCCGACATCTGAGTCTATACATGAATCAAAACCATATGCAAAAACTTAACCGGACATCACTGATTCCAATTGGAAGTTATTTAAAAATGATTCTCTAATCACATT of Calditrichia bacterium contains these proteins:
- a CDS encoding IS4 family transposase, with product MEEHTSGRHLLQILQEDAFARSEIAPPDGMKNSTFFEILNNRGLEQFLSVYQALQQQASHMIPKDFKELGDLVAIDGSLIDAVLSMTWADYRDGAKKAKVHLGFDVNRAIPSKIFLTNGKADERPFVDSILQPGQTAVMDRYYQHHQNFDRWQTEGKQFVCRIKANTRKVIINNNQPQSDSIVFFDAMVLLGSEYLNQTERPIRLIGYRVKGKIYWIATNRYDLSAEQVAEIYRLRWRIEDFFKWWKQHLKVYHLISRSYHGLMIQILAGLITYLLLAIYCHNQYNEKVSIKRVRQLRIQIQNEIRNANFLGGRSPTSESIHESKPYAKT